A region from the Corylus avellana chromosome ca7, CavTom2PMs-1.0 genome encodes:
- the LOC132186260 gene encoding uncharacterized protein LOC132186260: protein MGWFRAGSGVAKLAIRRNLSQGGSYAARARILPSQNRYFHTTVFRSKAQAAPVPRPVPLSRLTDSFLDGTSSVYLEELQRAWEADPSSVDESWDNFFRNFVGQAATSPGISGQTIQESMRLLLLVRSYQVNGHMKAKLDPLGLEEREIPEELDPALYGFTEADLDREFFLGVWRMSGFLSENRPVQTLRSILTRLEQAYCGSIGYEYMHIANRDKCNWLREKIETPTPMQYNRQRREVILDRLIWSTQFENFLATKWTTAKRFGLEGGETLIPGMKEMFDRAADLGVESIVIGMPHRGRLNVLGNVVRKPLRQIFSEFSGGTKPVDEVGLYTGTGDVKYHLGTSYDRPTRGGKRIHLSLVANPSHLEAVDPVVVGKTRAKQYYSNDMDRTKNMGILIHGDGSFAGQGVVYETLHLSALPNYSTGGTIHIVVNNQVAFTTDPRAGRSSQYCTDVAKALNAPIFHVNADDMEAVAHVCELAAEWRQTFHSDVVVDLVCYRRFGHNEIDEPSFTQPKMYKVIRNHPSALEIYQNKLLESGQVNKEEIDKIQNKVNTILNEEFLASKDYVPKKRDWLASHWSGFKSPEQLSRIRNTGVKPDILKNVGKAITVFPENFKPHRAVKKVYDQRAQMIETGEGIDWAVAEALAFATLLVEGNHVRLSGQDVERGTFSHRHAVVHDQETGEKYCPLDHVIMNQNEELFTVSNSSLSEFGVLGFELGYSMENPNSLVIWEAQFGDFSNGAQVIFDQFLSSGESKWLRQTGLVLLLPHGYDGQGPEHSSARLERFLQMSDDNPYVIPEMDPTLRTQIQECNWQVVNVTTPANYFHVLRRQIHREFRKPLVVMAPKNLLRHKDCKSNLSEFDDVQGHPGFDKQGTRFKRLIKDQNDHSDLEEGIRRLVLCSGKVYYELDEERKKVDAKDVAICRVEQLCPFPYDLIQRELKRYPNAEIVWCQEEPMNMGGYSYIAPRLYTAMKALGRGSIEDIKYIGRAPSAATATGFYQVHVKEQTELAQKAVQREPINYPF from the exons ATGGGTTGGTTTAGAGCTGGGTCTGGTGTAGCAAAGCTTGCTATTAGGAGAAATCTATCTCAGGGTGGATCATATGCAGCAAGAGCACGAATCCTCCCCTCACAGAATCGGTATTTTCACACCACTGTTTTTAGATCGAAGGCTCAAGCCGCACCTGTCCCTCGTCCTGTACCCCTCTCTAGGCTAACTGACAGCTTCCTAGATGGGACAAGCAGCGTCTACTTGGAGGAGCTTCAAAGGGCTTGGGAAGCTGACCCGAGTAGTGTGGATGAGTCATGGGACAATTTCTTTAGAAATTTTGTGGGTCAGGCTGCCACGTCCCCTGGAATTTCAGGCCAAACAATTCAAGAGAGTATGCGGTTGCTGTTGCTTGTGAGGTCCTACCAGGTTAATGGTCACATGAAAGCCAAGTTGGATCCTTTGGGTTTGGAAGAACGAGAAATCCCTGAAGAATTGGACCCTGCTCTTTATGGATTCACTGAAGCTGATCTTGATAGAGAATTCTTTTTGGGTGTGTGGAGGATGTCTGGGTTTTTGTCTGAGAACCGACCTGTGCAGACCCTTAGATCCATATTGACCCGGCTTGAGCAGGCTTACTGTGGGAGCATTGGGTATGAGTACATGCACATTGCAAATCGTGATAAATGTAATTGGTTAAGAGAGAAGATTGAAACCCCAACACCGATGCAATACAATCGGCAGCGCCGGGAGGTAATTCTTGATAGGCTGATATGGAGTACACAGTTTGAAAACTTTTTGGCTACTAAGTGGACAACAGCAAAGAGGTTTGGGCTTGAAGGTGGGGAGACTCTGATTCCGGGCATGAAGGAGATGTTTGATAGGGCAGCAGATCTTGGGGTTGAGAGCATAGTTATTGGAATGCCTCACAGAGGAAGATTGAATGTGTTGGGTAATGTGGTTAGGAAGCCACTGCGTCAGATTTTTAGTGAGTTTAGTGGTGGCACAAAGCCTGTGGATGAAGTTGGGCTTTATACAGGAACTGGTGATGTCAAGTATCACCTAGGAACTTCTTATGATCGACCAACTAGAGGTGGAAAGAGAATACATTTGTCTTTGGTTGCAAATCCAAGTCACTTGGAAGCTGTGGACCCAGTTGTTGTTGGAAAAACTAGAGCAAAGCAATATTACTCAAATGATATGGACAGGACCAAGAATATGGGCATTTTGATTCACGGAGATGGTAGCTTTGCTGGGCAAGGTGTAGTATATGAGACCCTACATCTTAGTGCTCTTCCAAACTACTCTACTGGTGGCACTATACACATAGTGGTGAACAACCAAGTTGCCTTTACAACTGATCCGAGGGCAGGCAGATCTTCACAGTATTGCACTGATGTTGCCAAAGCCTTGAATGCCCCAATATTCCATGTAAATGCTGATGATATGGAGGCAGTTGCTCATGTTTGTGAGCTTGCAGCTGAGTGGCGCCAGACTTTCCATTCAGATGTTGTGGTTGATTTGGTGTGTTATCGCCGTTTTGGTCACAATGAGATTGATGAGCCATCCTTCACACAGCCCAAAATGTACAAG GTTATCCGTAATCACCCATCAGCTCTTGAGATCTATCAAAACAAACTTCTAGAATCCGGGCAGGTGAATAAGGAAGAAATTGATAAGATACAGAATAAGGTCAATACAATCCTCAATGAAGAATTCTTGGCCAGCAAAGATTATGTTCCCAAAAAAAGGGACTGGCTTGCATCTCACTGGTCTGGCTTCAAATCACCCGAACAGCTTTCACGTATCCGAAACACTGG TGTAAAACCAGACATTTTAAAGAATGTTGGCAAAGCAATCACAGTCTTTCCAGAAAACTTTAAGCCTCACAGAGCAGTGAAGAAGGTCTATGACCAACGTgctcaaatgattgaaacaggTGAAGGCATTGACTGGGCAGTTGCAGAAGCACTTGCTTTTGCTACATTGCTAGTAGAAGGTAACCATGTTCGATTGAGTGGTCAGGATGTTGAAAGAGGTACATTTAGTCATCGCCATGCAGTAGTTCATGATCAGGAAACGGGGGAGAAGTATTGCCCACTAGACCATGTTATCATGAACCAAAATGAGGAGCTGTTTACTGTTAGCAACAG TTCTCTTTCAGAGTTTGGGGTTCTTGGCTTTGAGTTAGGTTACTCTATGGAAAATCCGAACTCGTTGGTAATATGGGAAGCTCAATTTGGCGATTTTTCTAATGGGGCTCAAGTTATATTTGATCAGTTTTTGAGCAGTGGGGAGTCCAAGTGGCTTCGTCAAACTGGGCTAGTTTTGCTGCTTCCTCATGGTTATGATGGGCAGGGTCCTGAACATTCTAGTGCACGGTTGGAGCGTTTTCTTCAG ATGAGTGACGACAATCCTTATGTTATCCCTGAGATGGATCCCACTCTTCGGACACAAATTCAGGAATGCAATTGGCAGGTTGTCAATGTCACAACTCCTGCTAATTACTTCCATGTCTTGCGGCGTCAA ATACACAGGGAATTCCGTAAGCCACTCGTTGTGATGGCTCCTAAAAACTTGCTTCGTCACAAGGACTGCAAATCCAATTTGTCTGAGTTTGATGATGTCCAAGGCCACCCAGGTTTTGACAAACAGGGGACAAGATTTAAGCGCCTTATAAAGGACCAGAATGACCACTCAGACCTCGAGGAGGGTATTAGACGGCTGGTCCTTTGCTCTGGAAAG GTTTATTACGAGCTTGATGAAGAGCGGAAAAAGGTGGATGCTAAGGATGTTGCAATATGTAGGGTGGAACAGCTTTGCCCCTTCCCATATGACCTCATCCAGCGAGAGCTGAAGCGATATCCAA ATGCGGAGATTGTTTGGTGCCAGGAAGAGCCAATGAACATGGGTGGATATAGCTACATTGCACCCCGCCTTTACACTGCCATGAAAGCACTGGGCAGAGGTTCTATAGAGGACATCAAGTACATTGGCCGTGCTCCATCTGCAGCCACAGCGACTGGTTTCTATCAGGTTCACGTTAAGGAACAGACCGAGCTTGCGCAGAAAGCCGTGCAGCGTGAACCAATAAACTATCCTTTTTAA
- the LOC132186741 gene encoding ras-related protein RABE1c-like — MAAPPVRARADYDYLIKLLLIGDSGVGKSCLLLRFSDGSFTTSFITTIGIDFKIRTIELDGKRIKLQIWDTAGQERFRTITTAYYRGAMGILLVYDVTDESSFNNIRNWIRNIEQHASDNVNKILVGNKADMDESKRAVPTSKGQALADEYGIKFFETSAKTNMNVEEVFFSIGRDIKHRLAETDSRVEPQTLKINKPDQTDSGGQAAQKSTCCGS; from the exons ATGGCTGCACCACCAGTCAGGGCTCGTGCCGATTACGATTACCTCATCAAGCTTCTCCTTATTGGTGACAGCG GTGTGGGCAAGAGTTGTTTGCTTTTGCGCTTTTCTGATGGTTCCTTCACAACCAGTTTTATTACCACCATTGG CATTGATTTTAAGATAAGAACCATTGAGCTTGATGGCAAACGAATTAAATTGCAAATCTGGGACACAGCTGGTCAGGAGCGGTTTCGAACTATCACTACAG CTTACTACCGAGGAGCCATGGGTATTTTGCTGGTGTATGATGTTACTGATGAGTCATCATTCAACA ATATTAGGAACTGGATTCGCAACATTGAGCAACATGCATCTGACAACGTTAACAAGATCCTGGTGGGAAACAAGGCTGACATGGATGAAAGCAAAAGG GCTGTGCCTACCTCTAAGGGTCAAGCTCTTGCTGATGAGTATGGCATCAAGTTCTTTGAAACT AGTGCAAAGACAAATATGAATGTGGAGGAGGTTTTCTTTTCAATAGGGAGGGATATTAAGCATAGGCTTGCAGAAACTGATTCCAGGGTTGAG CCTCAAACGCTCAAGATTAACAAACCAGACCAGACAGACAGTGGTGGTCAAGCTGCACAAAAGTCAACTTGCTGTGGCTCGTAA
- the LOC132186029 gene encoding small ribosomal subunit protein uS8z/uS8w — protein MVRVSVLNDALKSMYNAEKRGKRQVMIRPSSKVIIKFLLVMQKHGYIGEFEYVDDHRSGKIVVELNGRLNKCGVISPRFDVGVKEIEGWTARLLPSRQFGYIVLTTSAGIMDHEEARRKNVGGKVLGFFY, from the exons ATGGTGCGAGTGAGTGTTTTGAACGATGCTCTTAAGAGCATGTACAATGCAGAGAAGAGGGGGAAGCGCCAGGTCATGATCAGGCCATCCTCGAAAGTGATTATCAAATTTCTTCTGGTTATGCAGAAGCATG GTTACATTGGGGAGTTTGAGTATGTTGACGACCACAGGTCTGGCAAAATTGTTGTCGAACTGAATGGAAGGCTTAACAAGTGCGGGGTTATTAGTCCTCGTTTTGACGTTGGTGTTAAAGAGATTGAAGGTTGGACTGCAAGGTTGCTCCCCTCAAGACAG TTTGGTTATATTGTGTTGACGACTTCTGCTGGTATCATGGATCATGAAGAGGCTAGGAGAAAGAATGTTGGTGGTAAAGTGCTTGGTTTCTTTTACTAG